The sequence below is a genomic window from Sporanaerobacter acetigenes DSM 13106.
GATTTTTAGATTGACCAGATATAACAGAATGACCATAGTTCTCATGACCAGTATACTGTCCTCCAAAACTTCCATCTATGATTCCTTCATTGTACAATTCTTGATAAAACTCTGAACTTTGACCAAATAGCATATCTAACAACATATCTGTCGTCATCTCTCTTTTTATAAGTTCTTCTCCCAAACATCCAATATCCTTTTCTTTAAACCCAATAGTAAATATAGGCATATAGGTAATAAGCTTTTCTTCAATATATTTTTCTTTGATACTATTTGGTTCTTCATTATATATTCGAACTATGTCTTCACTAGAACTTTTGTCTTTTTTCTCAACTCTTTCAATCACTTCAACTGCCTCATCAAAAGAAATATCTCCAGCCATAACTAAAATCATATTTTTAGGATTGTAAAAAGTATCGTAGCATTTGTAAAGGATATCTACATTGATTTTTTGTATGCTTTCTACTGTTCCAGCTATGTCTATCTTAACTGGATGTTCATAGTACATTCCACTTAAACAGTTGAAAAAAACTCTCCATCCAGGATTGTCCTCATACATTTTTATTTCCTGTGCTATAATTCCTTTTTCTTTTTCCACATTTCCATCTGTAAAATATGGATTTTGAACAAATTTTATTAGAAGTTCCAAGCTCTCATAAAAATTGTCTGTACAAGAAAAAAGATATGCTGTCTGATTAAAATTCGTATAGGCATTTACATCTGTTCCAAGTCTTGAAAATTTATCAAATATATCTTCATCTGGCTCTTCAAACAATTTATGCTCTAAAAAATGAGCTACTCCTTGTGGAACTTCTAATACGTTTTTTTCACCAATAGGTATAAATCTATTGTCATTTGAACCATAGTTTGTTGCAAAAATTGCATATTTTTTGCTATAGCCTTTTTTGGGTATAAAGCATATGTTTAATCCACTATCCAATTCACAAAAAATAACTTCTTCATTTATCTTGTTGTTCCTGTATGTTTTTTTATCCAAAAAAATTCCCTCCTAAATCAATAATTCTTTTTTCCCAAAAAATAAATTGTATCTAAATAAAAGGTATTTGATGCTTTTGTGATATCTTTTTTCTTTGTTTTATAAATATCTTCTACAATTTCATCAATAGTTCTATTATCATTAGATATAACTCTACTTAAAAAATATTCGCTTATCAAATAATTACTATCTACTATAGACTTCATTTGACTAGATATGGATTTCTTTGCTATTTTAATTTCTTCTTCTGTGAATATTCCATTTCTCATTTCGTCTAATTGTTCTCTTATTATTTCTATTGTTTTTTCTAAATTATCTACATCTATTCCAGCATCTATAAGTATCAAAGATTTATATTTGTACATACTTGAACCAATATAATAAGCTAAACTTTCTTTTTCCCTGACTGTTCTAAAAAGTTTTGAATTTGGGCCTCCCCCAAATATATAGTTTGCTAGTATTGCACTACTATACAACTGTTCTTCATAAGTAAGGCTAGTTCTATAACCTATAACAAGCTTTCCTTGATTTACATCCATATCTTCATAAACCATATTTTTTGTCTGTATTACGCTTGCTATTTTTTCTCTGGGAACTTCAACAACATTTCTCCTATTAATTCTAAAAACATTTACTATATTATCTATAAGTTTTTCATCAAATTCTCCTACATAGAATATCTCTATAGGGAAATTTTCTAAAATATATCTATAATGTTCATATAGATTTTCTTCATTTATTTCATCTAAATCTTCAGTATAACCATATTCATATACACTGTATTTTTCGTTTCTACACATCTCTTCTATACATCTGTTTATAGCATAGTCTCTCTTATTGTTGATTTTCCCTTCGATAATTCTCTTTAAATTTTCTTTTTCTTGTTCTACATATTTATGACTAAAAAAATTGTTTTTTAAATAAGGTTCATATACTATTTCTCTTAACAATTTTATCGCATCTATAAAATATTCCTCATCATTTACATAAATACCCTTAGGAGACTCTATAGTAAATCTCAAAACATGCCTTTCTCCTTTTTTGTTTATGTTTATACTCATAGATGAACCATACATTTCTTCAAGTTTTCTCTCAAGTTCTAAATTTGTATTGTGATTTTTTGTTCCTCTCTTCAAAACCAATGGTATTAAAGCGTTTTTCGTAGCATCCTTGCGATTTAAAGGCATTATGATATAGAAACTAATCAAATTTGACTTTAATTTATCAGTTTTTATAAGATTTAAGTTCATCCCTTCAGTTATATTTACTCTTAAATTTGACAATGACACAATTCCACCCTCCTCAAATCTTTTTATTTCATAATATCACATTTATATAAATAATATGGCTTATTAATTATTATATGAAAAAATCCAGCCTAAAGACCGGATTTCACTCATTATTCTTTTCACTGGATATCCTCTTTTTTATTTTATTTATCTCTTCTCTATAATTTTTTATATCTTCACCTTTTATTAAATTTTGTTCTATAGTATCTACTTTTTCAAAAATTTTTGCATCATCTGTTATGAATACATTGTTTATCATATTGTCATTATTCATAACAACATCTTTTATCATCCCCTTCATTCCAATAGTCAAAGTATTTTTATCTGACATTTCTACAGCCACAACAATATCCTCACCATATATAATAGCAGTAGCATCTTCTACTCCTATCAAATCAACAACATTATCCGCGATGTTTTCTGCCATCTCAACAAACTCATTTGTTTTACTTGCAGCCACATTTGTACTCACATCTTCATTATCTTCCTCTTCTACTTTTACCTCATTTTTTTGGCAACTGCACATTATAAATACCAAAAATACTGCTAAAAAAGTTGAAACAATCACTTTAATTTTTTTCCCTTTCATACTTCAATCCTCCTATTTACAAAACTCCTTTAATATATATTGTCCTATTTATAAAAATTTTATGAAATAAAAATTGATATTTTAAGAAAAATAAAATCTAATTAAAATATCTATTATATTGAATAAACAAAATTGATAATATATAATTGTTTAAGAGAATGATTACTATTTTTTTGAAAGGAAGATTTAGATGAAATTAGGAATTGTAGGACTACCAAATGTAGGAAAAAGCACTCTTTTCAATGCCTTAACAGCTTCTAAAGCAGAAGCAGAAAATTATCCATTTTGCACAATAGAGCCAAATGTAGGAATAGTGCCTGTGCCTGATCATAGATTGGATGAATTGGCTAATTTAGTTAATCCTGAAAAAATAACACCCGCAACTGTTGAGTTTTTTGATATTGCAGGCCTTGTAAAAGGCGCTAGTAGTGGAGAAGGATTAGGAAACAAGTTCTTATCTCATATTCGTGAAGTAGAAGCCATAGTACATGTAGTTAGATGCTTTGAAGATGAAAATGTAACCCATGTAGAAGGCCGAATAGATCCTATAAGTGATATAGAGATCATAAATATAGAGCTAATGCTTGCAGATTTAGAGATAATAGATAAAAGATTGTCTAAGGTTGAAAAAGTTCTAAAAGGAGACAAAAGTTATTTAAAAGAATATGAATTGTTATCCACATTAAAAAAGACCATTGAAGATGGAAAATCTCCTAGAACATTAGATTTTTCCGAAGAAGAAAAAGAGATGATAAAAAGCTTTAGTCTTCTATCATTAAAACCAGTTTTATATATTTGCAATATTTCTGAAGATGATTTGATGGAAGGATACGAAAACAATTCATATGTAAATAGTGTAAAAAAATATGCCGAACTTGAAAACTCCGAAGTAATAGTGGTTTCAGCAAAGATAGAATCTGAAATTTCTCTACTTGATAAGGAAGAAAAAGAAATGTTCCTAAATGAATTGAATTTAAAAGAATCAGGATTGGATAAATTGATAAAAGCAAGTTATAGTCTTCTAGGACTTATGAGCTTCTTAACTGCAGGACCTAAGGAAGTAAGGGCTTGGACTATCAAAAAGGAAACAAAAGCACCTCAAGCTGCAGGAAAAATTCATACTGATATGGAAAGAGGATTTATAAGAGCTGAAGTCATAAACTATAAAGAATTGATCGAATGTAATGGATATACTCATGCCAGAGAAAAAGGACTCATTCGTTCAGAAGGAAAAGATTATATAATGCAAGATGGAGATGTAGTAGTATTTAGATTCAATGTATAATAGCAAATGGCCCTCATTTTCTAATATGGGGGCCATTTGCTAACCCACTCTTTTCTTCCCTTGTTTATTCCTCACTTTTACTTAAAAGTTCAAGAGGTTCCGCTTTTAAGTTATTCTTAATTAATATAAGTGAAATGATAATAGATACAAGGATAACTACAAGACATAGTACAATTGGTGTCAAATAATTTACAGGTACACTAGTTTCAGCAACTTCTGCCATTTTATCTGCATTGTTGACCCAGTTGCTAAAAGCCGTGCTGTACAGTTCCGTTTCCATGTTCGTTGATTTCGAGATGACAAAATCCGCCGTCTTAAATCCGGCAAAACTCCCTATAACAGCCCCTAAGGCTATAATTATAAGAATCCCGTAGAGCATGGATAATGTACATTCTTTCCTGTTCATACCGAGAGAACGTTCTATTGCCGTACGCTTTTTCTGCTTCGAAATGAATAGGAATACGAAAAAGAACAGTATTGCTAGAGTTGTTGCAGCACTCACAGCCACTAAAATTACAGCTACAGTTTTCAGATTCCCCATCCCTGAAGACAATCTTTCATATCCTCCATCATAAAACTCGACTTCCAAATTATTTATACCTAGTGCTTTGAATTTTTCTAGGTATACCTTTGTTGTCCCATTTGGTATTTGAAATGATGTGTTGTATCCTTTCATAGGACCATAGCCGACAATATTATCTTCATCACTGTTTTTCACGGATTTCGAAGGAATAATTACAGCATTACTTCCCAGTTCATAGCCTGTGGGCCTCTTTTCCGGGTCAGCAGTATTACTATAAAGTCCTACAATTTTATACTCACTATCCTCAAATACCGGATACACTTCTCCTTCAGCATTAAGAAGACCAAAATTTAATTCAACACGTCCTGCTGAAAATGTTTGACTTACTGATTTTTCATAATCTGCATAGTACAGTTTAAGATTTATATTATCACCAACTTTTAATGCATTTAACATAGCAAATTTCTTTGGAATAATACATACTTTCTCTCCCTCTTCATACTCACTTTCTGTGATATCCCGTCCATCATAAATATATGCATTTCCCTGATTAAACTCCATTAGAAATTCCGTTTTATTTGTAGGAACAATGGGAAAGGTATGTTTAAAGAATCTATCATCTGCTTCTCCTAAATTTTTCCACTTCATTCCTTCTTCATTTCCATAAAAGTTGTCCGTAACCTCTACCCACTTATCATCAGGTATACTATCCTTCGCAACCGTTTCTCCTTTTATGTTCTTTTGAGTTGAAATAGTAGGATTGTGCGGAAAAAATTCATAAGGTACTTCCATGTAAGAGTCCTTATGTTCATTGCCAATTAGTGAAACTACTGTTATATATGTTTTTCCTTTCTCTATCAATCCGGGATTATCGTTAAATTCGTCACAAAACCAAATATCAGTCCCTTCAAAATCATATGTTCCATAAAGTACTCTTTTAACTTTCACTTTTACTAGATCTGAAGGAATGCAATTTTCATAGGGTATTATTTCCACAACAGAATCAAGTTTACCTTCAACGTATTCTTCTTCCTCTGAAGACATAACTTTTATATCTGGAGAGTAAGCTCCGTAGTAGGGCCTCTGTTCTGGTTTAATTATGTAATTTGCACCTTCAAAATCAAGGAGTGAAATCGGTAAAATATAATCATATATTGGTTCATCCCAATAAGTATATTCCTTTCTTGCAGCATTCCAGCTCTGATTTAATTCTACGGAATTTTCCTTTTGATTGACCACTCCGACAGTAGTAAAAACCTTTCCGTACTTTTCCAAGTTTCCATTACATGTCTGCCAAAGATTCACTCCTAATGACAAAAATGTAACTGTCAGTACTATTAATATGAGAAAAACAATCATTCTTGCCTTTGTCCTTCCCATTTGTTTCAGGCTATTTTTTAACAACATATATCTCACCTTCCGCTTTTCATTAATGAACGAGAGTCCGTTTATGATACCGTAAACGGCTCTCGTATTTCAATCAATGCATCTTATAAATAGTTGTTTGCCTCATCATCTGTTATCTTTTATACTTGTGTTCCTCCGTGTGGATTATAAACACTCATTGAATTCTCTGCGTTAGAACTTGTTGAATCAGGTGTTGTACAAATACATACTGTTGAACAATATCCCTCGCATGGACAGTAGAAAGAATACACCGATTGGGCAGATATTCGATTTACTTTCTTGATTCTTTTCATTTTATCGCCTCCTTTGTATTAATTTGAGATGCACTGATATGAAAATCTATATATAATCAATATTTTTCTCTGAACTTTTTTTCAATTTATTCATCTCTACCAATCTGCCTTCAGACAAGCGATATACCTTATCCATACCTTCTAAATTGTCATATCTATGAGTTATCATAATCACAGATTTATTCTTAAGTTCGTTTAATATTACATCATGAAGATATGAATCGGATTCCACATCATATCCCGAAGTTGCCTCATCAAGTATAACAATAGGTGAATACTTTACAATTGCCCTCGCCACTGCAATCTTTTGTTTTTCTCCACCCGAAAGCCTTGCTCCGTTTTTTCCGATCTTACTGTTTTCTTTCTTGGGTAATTTGTTTATAAACTCACTTGCTCCACTCTGTCGGCAGGCTTTTTCTACCTTTTCTTTGCCTGCATTACCATCAAGATTGATATTGTTTAGAACTGTATCATGAAAGAGATAAGGTTCCTGACTGACAACAGAAAACAGTGAGCGATATTTAGCTATGCTGATTTGGTTTATATTTTTGTCACCAATACATATTTCGCCACTTGAAGGCTCAATAAAACGCAATAAAAGATCCAATATAGTCGTCTTTCCACTGCCATTTGCTCCAATAATAGCAACCTTCTCTCCTTTTGAAAAAACAAAGTTAATATTCTTTAAGACTTCCCTGTTCTCTTCATATGAAAAAGATACATTTTTGAATTGAATGTTTTGACTTTCATTTTTGACTTCTATACTATTTTCAAAGTTTGTTTCCTCTTCCATGTCAAGAAACGAAAAAAATCTTTTTGCAGACGGAAAAATTCTTGAAAAGAAATATCTGATATTGAGTATTGAAGAAATCGGACCAGTAACATAACTACTATATGAAAGGAATGCAAACACCCCTCCAATTGTAAGTGAACCATTAACAATTAAAATTCCGCCAAGTATATAAAGAAGTCCTGTCACCGACCATTCAAGCATAATCTCATAAAATACATTCCAAGTATCCAACATCGTGCTTTCTTTACTAATCTTGAGAATGTTTTTCTGCTTCTTTTCAAAAGTTTTATAACGCTTGTTATAGAGATTCCATAACTTAATCTCTTTCACACCGCCAATATTATCATCAAACCATGCAGAAAAATCACGATAGTTCTCAATTAGTTCTTCTGTTTTTTTTCCCTTCCGTTTAGAAAGTGTAAGTACCGTAAAGTATTTGATTGGTGCCATTGCAAGTACTATAATGGTAAGTTTCCAACTGATAATAATAAGTCCTGCTACACCGCTGATCACCCTAAATATGTAACTAATATTAACTGCCATAAAACGATCTGTTATGGCTGATACATTGCTTACGTCCATCTGTAAGCTGTTTATAATTTCAGAATTGTTCTTATCGTTAAAATATTCAGTTTTAAGATGCAAGAGCTTGTTAAACGCCTGATGCGAAAGCAAGAACTCTGATTCGTTATGAATATCTATAAAAAGCTTTGCTTGTAGAACTTCAAGGAGCTGATTTACAAGAACTAGTCCAAGCAAAATGAGTACAGAATAAATAATAACCTTCAAGTTTTTCTGTGCCATACCATCATCTGTGATACTCCGAATAGTAAGAGGCTGAAAAAAACCAACTACAGTCGACAGAGCAAAACAGACTATAATAAGCCACAGTCTTTTTTTAAACGGTACTAAATATTTTAACATTCTTTTAAGCAACTCAAAATCAAATTTTTCGCTCTTCATATGAAATTTCACTCTACCTTTCGTATTGTCTTAAGCACTAAACAATCCAATAATCCATTTAAAAAGATTTTGAGATTTTAAATCCTCATCTTTTGATTTCAGGCAATAACACGGACAATCAAAATGCCCTTTCTTTTCTGAAATAATTGCATCAATAAAATTGGATGATACGGATAAATTTAACCATTCTTCATCAATCACAAGAATAATGATATTTGCATTTAAAAAGTTCTCATAAAAACATAACCACTCTTTTGTGTTTTCTATTGGTAATCTAAACCAGTTTTCCTCAAAATAGTTTTCAGAAATCATATCACTGATACATACGCAGTTATATTCATTTTTTATAAATTTCTTCTGCACTGCTCTTGATAAGCCCTCAATACTATTTTTATTTAAATGATGATACACCATAGTTATTATCGGTATTTGTATTTCCTTTGTGTTTTTTATTTTTGTTATAGTACTTAATGTAGAATAACAATCGTTATCATCTATAATTTTTAAACCTTTTTTCTTTGCAAGTAGTTTTTTTATAACCCTAATATTGTCAATTTTTTCTTCCTGTAAAATAATACCTGCAATCTGTGCAGCCACAACTGGTGCAATAATACTGTTAGTTAATGATAAATAGTAGTTAAAATGTTGTTCCAGCTTTTTTAACACGGCTAAATCAGGTACATACTCCTGAACATCTATACCGTCTATCGGATTTATATAAGTAGTTTCTTTCTCTAAAATCAAATCAGCTGCCTTTACACCAATCACAGAAGGTAAACATGCAGGATAAGTAATGATACCGTCATTTGAACCAGCGGCAACTATAATTGTATTATTCTTCTCAGCTTTTTTTGATACTTCAATGATATCATCCGCGGTAATAAACTGTTTTGATCCAATACTCAAACTAATCAGATTCACTCCATAATCAATACTCCATTGAATTGCAGCACTTAACTTACGAAGATTATTCCGCTTTTCCTCATCAACAATTGATATGCTTATAATTTCAACATCATTTAAAACCTTCTCTACCTCCAAGCTTTCCAACAATATTAGAGTACATACTGTTCCATGATTAATCATTTGTAAAGGAGCTGTATATTGTACAACGCAAGTACCATTATGCATCTGCAAACAAGTGATTTCATTTTCTTTATTTCTCAGCCTTTGCATAAGCTCAATATTAATTCCGTCATCTATAATTGCTATTTTCAGTTTGTTTTTTACCATAAATATATTTCACTCCTGTTTACTCATCGCTTTTGCTCAAAAGTTCAAGGGGTTCTGCCTTTAGGTTATTCTTAATGAATATCAGTGAAATAATAATAGACACAAGGATAACTACAAGACATAGGAGAATTGATGTCAAATAATTTACAGGTACACTAGTTTCAGCAACTTCTGCCATTTTATCTGAGTTATTGACCCAGTTGCTAAATTCTGTACTGTAAAGTTCAGTTTTTTTATCCATGGAATTAGACATAATAGTCCCAGTTATCTTAAATCCTATAAAACTTCCTAGAATTGCTCCTATGGATATAATCAAAATAATTCCGTAGAGCATAGATAGTGTACATTCCCTTTTATTCATTCCGAGAGAACGTTCTATAGCTGTACGCTTTTTCTGCTTTGAAATGAACAAAAATACAAAGAAAAACAGTATTGCTAGAGTTGTTGCAGCACTTACCGCTACCAAAATTACAGCTACAGTTTTCAAATTCCGCATTCCTGAAGATAATCTCTCATATCCTCCATCATAAAACTCTACTTCCAAATTGTTTATGCCTAGAGCTTTGAATTTCTCTAGGTATTCCTTTGTCATCCCATTTGGTATCTGAAATGATGTGTTGTATCCCTTAATAGGTCCGTATCCTACAATGTTGTCTTCATCACTGTTTTTCACGGATTTGGAAGGAATGACTACAGCATTTCTCCCCAGTTCATATCCTGTAGATCTTTTTTCTGGGTCAGCAGTATTGCTATAAAGTC
It includes:
- the yfmH gene encoding EF-P 5-aminopentanol modification-associated protein YfmH, producing MDKKTYRNNKINEEVIFCELDSGLNICFIPKKGYSKKYAIFATNYGSNDNRFIPIGEKNVLEVPQGVAHFLEHKLFEEPDEDIFDKFSRLGTDVNAYTNFNQTAYLFSCTDNFYESLELLIKFVQNPYFTDGNVEKEKGIIAQEIKMYEDNPGWRVFFNCLSGMYYEHPVKIDIAGTVESIQKINVDILYKCYDTFYNPKNMILVMAGDISFDEAVEVIERVEKKDKSSSEDIVRIYNEEPNSIKEKYIEEKLITYMPIFTIGFKEKDIGCLGEELIKREMTTDMLLDMLFGQSSEFYQELYNEGIIDGSFGGQYTGHENYGHSVISGQSKNPELVLESIIKYLNELKNKGLKEEDFLRIKKKSMGSDLMGFNSVEFIANNFVNYYFLDYLFINLLDVYDKITFDDIYHRFNSHFDKDNYTLSVVKPM
- the yfmF gene encoding EF-P 5-aminopentanol modification-associated protein YfmF; this translates as MSLSNLRVNITEGMNLNLIKTDKLKSNLISFYIIMPLNRKDATKNALIPLVLKRGTKNHNTNLELERKLEEMYGSSMSININKKGERHVLRFTIESPKGIYVNDEEYFIDAIKLLREIVYEPYLKNNFFSHKYVEQEKENLKRIIEGKINNKRDYAINRCIEEMCRNEKYSVYEYGYTEDLDEINEENLYEHYRYILENFPIEIFYVGEFDEKLIDNIVNVFRINRRNVVEVPREKIASVIQTKNMVYEDMDVNQGKLVIGYRTSLTYEEQLYSSAILANYIFGGGPNSKLFRTVREKESLAYYIGSSMYKYKSLILIDAGIDVDNLEKTIEIIREQLDEMRNGIFTEEEIKIAKKSISSQMKSIVDSNYLISEYFLSRVISNDNRTIDEIVEDIYKTKKKDITKASNTFYLDTIYFLGKKNY
- a CDS encoding YhcN/YlaJ family sporulation lipoprotein — protein: MKGKKIKVIVSTFLAVFLVFIMCSCQKNEVKVEEEDNEDVSTNVAASKTNEFVEMAENIADNVVDLIGVEDATAIIYGEDIVVAVEMSDKNTLTIGMKGMIKDVVMNNDNMINNVFITDDAKIFEKVDTIEQNLIKGEDIKNYREEINKIKKRISSEKNNE
- the ychF gene encoding redox-regulated ATPase YchF is translated as MKLGIVGLPNVGKSTLFNALTASKAEAENYPFCTIEPNVGIVPVPDHRLDELANLVNPEKITPATVEFFDIAGLVKGASSGEGLGNKFLSHIREVEAIVHVVRCFEDENVTHVEGRIDPISDIEIINIELMLADLEIIDKRLSKVEKVLKGDKSYLKEYELLSTLKKTIEDGKSPRTLDFSEEEKEMIKSFSLLSLKPVLYICNISEDDLMEGYENNSYVNSVKKYAELENSEVIVVSAKIESEISLLDKEEKEMFLNELNLKESGLDKLIKASYSLLGLMSFLTAGPKEVRAWTIKKETKAPQAAGKIHTDMERGFIRAEVINYKELIECNGYTHAREKGLIRSEGKDYIMQDGDVVVFRFNV
- a CDS encoding FtsX-like permease family protein produces the protein MLLKNSLKQMGRTKARMIVFLILIVLTVTFLSLGVNLWQTCNGNLEKYGKVFTTVGVVNQKENSVELNQSWNAARKEYTYWDEPIYDYILPISLLDFEGANYIIKPEQRPYYGAYSPDIKVMSSEEEEYVEGKLDSVVEIIPYENCIPSDLVKVKVKRVLYGTYDFEGTDIWFCDEFNDNPGLIEKGKTYITVVSLIGNEHKDSYMEVPYEFFPHNPTISTQKNIKGETVAKDSIPDDKWVEVTDNFYGNEEGMKWKNLGEADDRFFKHTFPIVPTNKTEFLMEFNQGNAYIYDGRDITESEYEEGEKVCIIPKKFAMLNALKVGDNINLKLYYADYEKSVSQTFSAGRVELNFGLLNAEGEVYPVFEDSEYKIVGLYSNTADPEKRPTGYELGSNAVIIPSKSVKNSDEDNIVGYGPMKGYNTSFQIPNGTTKVYLEKFKALGINNLEVEFYDGGYERLSSGMGNLKTVAVILVAVSAATTLAILFFFVFLFISKQKKRTAIERSLGMNRKECTLSMLYGILIIIALGAVIGSFAGFKTADFVISKSTNMETELYSTAFSNWVNNADKMAEVAETSVPVNYLTPIVLCLVVILVSIIISLILIKNNLKAEPLELLSKSEE
- a CDS encoding ABC transporter ATP-binding protein: MKSEKFDFELLKRMLKYLVPFKKRLWLIIVCFALSTVVGFFQPLTIRSITDDGMAQKNLKVIIYSVLILLGLVLVNQLLEVLQAKLFIDIHNESEFLLSHQAFNKLLHLKTEYFNDKNNSEIINSLQMDVSNVSAITDRFMAVNISYIFRVISGVAGLIIISWKLTIIVLAMAPIKYFTVLTLSKRKGKKTEELIENYRDFSAWFDDNIGGVKEIKLWNLYNKRYKTFEKKQKNILKISKESTMLDTWNVFYEIMLEWSVTGLLYILGGILIVNGSLTIGGVFAFLSYSSYVTGPISSILNIRYFFSRIFPSAKRFFSFLDMEEETNFENSIEVKNESQNIQFKNVSFSYEENREVLKNINFVFSKGEKVAIIGANGSGKTTILDLLLRFIEPSSGEICIGDKNINQISIAKYRSLFSVVSQEPYLFHDTVLNNINLDGNAGKEKVEKACRQSGASEFINKLPKKENSKIGKNGARLSGGEKQKIAVARAIVKYSPIVILDEATSGYDVESDSYLHDVILNELKNKSVIMITHRYDNLEGMDKVYRLSEGRLVEMNKLKKSSEKNIDYI
- a CDS encoding S8 family serine peptidase, translated to MVKNKLKIAIIDDGINIELMQRLRNKENEITCLQMHNGTCVVQYTAPLQMINHGTVCTLILLESLEVEKVLNDVEIISISIVDEEKRNNLRKLSAAIQWSIDYGVNLISLSIGSKQFITADDIIEVSKKAEKNNTIIVAAGSNDGIITYPACLPSVIGVKAADLILEKETTYINPIDGIDVQEYVPDLAVLKKLEQHFNYYLSLTNSIIAPVVAAQIAGIILQEEKIDNIRVIKKLLAKKKGLKIIDDNDCYSTLSTITKIKNTKEIQIPIITMVYHHLNKNSIEGLSRAVQKKFIKNEYNCVCISDMISENYFEENWFRLPIENTKEWLCFYENFLNANIIILVIDEEWLNLSVSSNFIDAIISEKKGHFDCPCYCLKSKDEDLKSQNLFKWIIGLFSA